One Ahaetulla prasina isolate Xishuangbanna chromosome 1, ASM2864084v1, whole genome shotgun sequence DNA window includes the following coding sequences:
- the VCPKMT gene encoding protein N-lysine methyltransferase METTL21D isoform X1: MPPPPPQPAVFFERELPRRDGSGILRLTQRSAGGTGSVVWDAALVLARFLEKSAAQTGQGTEESGGSPVGRLRHKAALELGAGTGLVGLVAAGLGANVTVTDLEEVQDLLKVNIENNQHLVSGSIEAKVLKWGEDVTDFLPAPDFILMADCIYYEESLEPLVKTLRDLAGLDTFILCCYEERTVGQNPEIEKKYFELLQRDFELQKVPLGEHDEEYRSEDIHIFIMQKKKMNISS, encoded by the exons atgccgccgccgccgcctcaacCGGCGGTCTTCTTCGAGCGGGAGCTGCCCCGGCGGGACGGCTCCGGGATCCTCCGGCTGACGCAGCGTTCGGCCGGCGGGACTGGCTCGGTGGTGTGGGACGCCGCGCTGGTGCTGGCCCGCTTCCTGGAGAAGAGCGCGGCGCAAACAGGGCAAGGCACGGAGGAGAGcggcggaagcccggtgggccgCCTCCGCCACAAGGCCGCGCTCGAATTGGGAGCCGGCACCGGCCTCGTCGGCCTCGTGGCTGCCGGCCTCGG AGCAAATGTTACTGTTACTGATCTGGAGGAAGTTCAGGATTTATTAAAAGTGAATATTGAGAATAATCAACATCTAGTGTCAGGTTCTATTGAAGCCAAGGTACTGAAAtg GGGGGAGGATGTGACAGATTTTCTTCCTGCGCCTGATTTCATATTGATGGCAGACTGCATCTACTACGAAGAG TCACTGGAACCATTGGTTAAGACCCTGAGGGACTTGGCTGGCTTGGATACTTTCATCCTTTGCTGTTATGAAGAAAGAACTGTGGGACAAAACccagaaatagagaaaaaatacTTTGAG CTTCTTCAAAGGGACTTTGAGTTGCAAAAGGTTCCCTTGGGTGAACATGATGAAGAATATCGGAGTGAAGACATTCATATCTTTatcatgcaaaagaaaaaaatg AATATTTCATCATGA
- the VCPKMT gene encoding protein N-lysine methyltransferase METTL21D isoform X2, whose protein sequence is MPPPPPQPAVFFERELPRRDGSGILRLTQRSAGGTGSVVWDAALVLARFLEKSAAQTGQGTEESGGSPVGRLRHKAALELGAGTGLVGLVAAGLGANVTVTDLEEVQDLLKVNIENNQHLVSGSIEAKVLKWGEDVTDFLPAPDFILMADCIYYEELLQRDFELQKVPLGEHDEEYRSEDIHIFIMQKKKMNISS, encoded by the exons atgccgccgccgccgcctcaacCGGCGGTCTTCTTCGAGCGGGAGCTGCCCCGGCGGGACGGCTCCGGGATCCTCCGGCTGACGCAGCGTTCGGCCGGCGGGACTGGCTCGGTGGTGTGGGACGCCGCGCTGGTGCTGGCCCGCTTCCTGGAGAAGAGCGCGGCGCAAACAGGGCAAGGCACGGAGGAGAGcggcggaagcccggtgggccgCCTCCGCCACAAGGCCGCGCTCGAATTGGGAGCCGGCACCGGCCTCGTCGGCCTCGTGGCTGCCGGCCTCGG AGCAAATGTTACTGTTACTGATCTGGAGGAAGTTCAGGATTTATTAAAAGTGAATATTGAGAATAATCAACATCTAGTGTCAGGTTCTATTGAAGCCAAGGTACTGAAAtg GGGGGAGGATGTGACAGATTTTCTTCCTGCGCCTGATTTCATATTGATGGCAGACTGCATCTACTACGAAGAG CTTCTTCAAAGGGACTTTGAGTTGCAAAAGGTTCCCTTGGGTGAACATGATGAAGAATATCGGAGTGAAGACATTCATATCTTTatcatgcaaaagaaaaaaatg AATATTTCATCATGA